A single region of the Pseudomonas mandelii genome encodes:
- a CDS encoding paraquat-inducible protein A, which yields MRAIDAGILICTECHELNKQEADTDEQTCTRCGALVHARRPNSVMRTWALLVTAAILYIPANVLPIMTVSSLGQGDPSTIMSGVIQLVQHGMIPIAAVVFIASILVPTFKLVGIALLLFSVQRRQPLSARQRIWMYRFIEFIGRWSMLDIFVIAILVAVVNFGRLASVEANLGAIAFASVVILTMLAAVTFDPRLIWDNTESDDDHD from the coding sequence ATGCGGGCGATTGATGCAGGCATTCTGATTTGCACCGAATGCCATGAATTGAACAAGCAGGAAGCCGACACCGACGAGCAAACCTGCACCCGTTGCGGTGCGCTGGTGCACGCCCGTCGCCCGAACAGTGTCATGCGGACCTGGGCACTGCTGGTCACCGCAGCGATTCTCTACATTCCGGCCAACGTGCTGCCGATCATGACTGTCAGCTCATTAGGGCAGGGCGATCCCAGCACCATCATGTCGGGCGTTATCCAGCTGGTTCAGCACGGCATGATTCCCATCGCCGCCGTGGTTTTTATCGCCAGTATTCTGGTGCCGACGTTCAAGCTGGTGGGCATCGCGCTGCTGCTGTTTTCAGTACAACGTCGCCAGCCCCTCTCGGCACGCCAACGAATCTGGATGTACCGCTTTATCGAGTTCATCGGCCGCTGGTCGATGCTGGACATCTTCGTGATCGCCATCCTGGTGGCGGTCGTGAATTTCGGACGGCTTGCCAGCGTCGAAGCCAATCTTGGCGCCATCGCTTTCGCCAGTGTGGTGATTTTGACGATGCTTGCCGCAGTTACTTTCGATCCCCGACTGATTTGGGATAACACGGAGTCGGACGACGACCATGACTGA
- the mrcB gene encoding penicillin-binding protein 1B, with translation MTRTRSPRTPKKPPSRGLSPWLGWALKLSLVGLVVLAGFAVYLDAVVQEKFSGKRWTIPAKVYARPLELFTGQKLSKEDFLTELDALGYRREAVSNGPGAAAVNGNTVDLNTRGFQFYEGLEKAQPVRVRFSGDYVADLSATNGSKLSVVRLEPLLIGGIYPKNLEDRILIKIDQVPPYLLETLVAVEDRDFYSHWGVSPKSIARAVWVNTSGGKMTQGGSTLTQQLVKNFYLTSERSLTRKLTEAMMAMLLELHYDKREILEAYLNEVFVGQDGQRAVHGFGLASQFFFGQPLSELKLHQVAMLVGMVKGPSYYNPRRNPERALERRNLVLDVLEQQGVATAEQVAAAKNMPLGVTTRGKLADSSFPGFLDLVKRQLREDYRDEDLTEEGLRIFTSFDPILQMKAEASVNDTFKRLSGRKGSDEVEAAMVVTNPETGEVQAMIGSRQASFAGFNRALDAVRPIGSLIKPAVYLTALEKPSQYTLTSWLSDESFSVKGADGQVWKPQNYDRRSHGTVFLYQGLAHSYNLSTARLGLAVGVPNVLKTLARLGVSREFPAFPSMLLGAGGLTPIEVATMYQTLANGGFNTPMRGIRSVLTAEGEPLKRYPFQIEQRFDPASIYLIQSAMQRVMREGTGSSVYNVLPKTLTLAGKTGTSNDSRDSWFAGFSQDLLAVVWLGRDDNGKTPFTGATGALQVWTSFMRKADPLPLDMPQPDNVVQAWVDSRTGQGSEGSCPGAVQMPYIRGSEPPPGAACGGDSPASGETVMDWVKGWMN, from the coding sequence ATGACTCGTACTCGATCCCCCCGTACCCCCAAAAAACCACCTTCCCGGGGCTTGAGCCCCTGGCTGGGCTGGGCCCTTAAACTCAGTCTGGTCGGCCTCGTGGTGCTCGCCGGGTTCGCGGTTTACCTCGACGCCGTGGTCCAGGAGAAGTTCTCCGGCAAGCGCTGGACCATCCCGGCCAAGGTGTATGCGCGCCCGCTGGAGTTGTTTACCGGCCAGAAGCTGAGCAAGGAAGACTTCCTCACCGAGCTCGACGCCTTGGGCTATCGCCGCGAAGCCGTGAGCAACGGCCCCGGCGCAGCGGCGGTCAACGGCAACACCGTCGACTTGAATACCCGTGGCTTCCAGTTCTATGAAGGCCTGGAAAAAGCTCAGCCGGTGCGCGTGCGTTTCTCCGGCGATTACGTGGCTGACCTTTCGGCGACCAACGGTTCGAAGCTTTCAGTCGTGCGTCTGGAGCCTCTGCTGATCGGCGGCATTTACCCGAAAAATCTTGAAGACCGCATTCTGATCAAAATCGATCAGGTCCCACCGTACCTGCTGGAAACCCTGGTCGCCGTGGAAGACCGGGATTTCTATAGCCACTGGGGCGTGTCGCCCAAGTCGATTGCCCGCGCCGTGTGGGTCAACACCTCCGGCGGCAAGATGACCCAGGGCGGCAGTACGCTGACCCAGCAGTTGGTGAAGAATTTCTACCTGACCAGCGAACGCAGCCTGACCCGCAAACTCACCGAAGCCATGATGGCGATGCTGCTTGAGCTGCATTACGACAAACGGGAAATTCTTGAGGCGTACCTCAATGAAGTGTTCGTCGGTCAGGATGGGCAGCGCGCGGTGCACGGTTTCGGCCTGGCCAGCCAGTTCTTCTTCGGGCAGCCATTGTCTGAGCTGAAACTGCATCAAGTCGCCATGCTGGTGGGGATGGTCAAGGGGCCGTCCTATTACAATCCGCGTCGCAACCCGGAACGGGCGCTGGAGCGGCGCAATCTGGTGCTCGATGTGCTTGAGCAACAAGGCGTCGCCACTGCCGAGCAGGTCGCAGCGGCGAAGAATATGCCACTGGGCGTGACGACGCGCGGCAAGCTGGCGGACAGTTCATTCCCGGGCTTCCTCGACCTGGTTAAACGTCAGCTGCGTGAAGACTATCGCGACGAAGACTTGACCGAAGAAGGCCTGCGGATCTTCACCAGTTTCGACCCGATCCTGCAGATGAAAGCCGAAGCGTCGGTCAACGACACCTTTAAACGCTTGTCCGGACGCAAGGGTTCCGATGAGGTTGAGGCGGCGATGGTCGTGACCAACCCGGAAACCGGTGAAGTCCAGGCCATGATCGGCAGCCGTCAGGCAAGTTTCGCCGGCTTCAACCGGGCGCTGGATGCAGTGCGACCAATCGGTTCGTTGATCAAGCCTGCGGTTTATCTGACAGCCCTTGAGAAGCCGAGCCAGTACACGCTGACCAGTTGGCTGTCGGACGAATCCTTCTCGGTCAAAGGCGCGGACGGTCAGGTCTGGAAACCCCAGAATTACGATCGCCGTTCCCACGGTACGGTTTTCCTGTACCAAGGCCTGGCCCATTCCTACAACCTGTCAACGGCGCGCCTCGGGTTGGCGGTTGGCGTGCCGAATGTCCTGAAAACATTGGCGCGCCTGGGTGTCAGTCGCGAGTTCCCGGCGTTCCCTTCGATGTTGCTGGGGGCTGGTGGTCTGACGCCGATCGAAGTGGCGACCATGTACCAGACGCTGGCCAACGGCGGCTTCAATACGCCGATGCGCGGGATTCGTAGCGTATTGACCGCCGAAGGCGAGCCGCTCAAGCGTTATCCGTTCCAGATTGAGCAGCGTTTCGATCCGGCCTCCATTTACCTGATCCAGAGCGCCATGCAGCGAGTCATGCGTGAAGGTACCGGCAGTTCGGTTTACAACGTGCTGCCGAAAACCCTGACCTTGGCGGGTAAAACCGGTACCAGTAACGACTCGCGAGACAGCTGGTTCGCCGGTTTCAGCCAGGACTTGCTGGCGGTGGTGTGGCTGGGACGCGATGACAACGGCAAGACCCCGTTCACCGGTGCCACCGGTGCATTGCAGGTCTGGACCAGTTTCATGCGCAAGGCCGATCCATTGCCGCTGGACATGCCGCAACCTGACAATGTTGTTCAGGCCTGGGTCGATTCGCGGACCGGGCAAGGTTCCGAAGGCAGCTGCCCAGGTGCCGTGCAGATGCCGTATATTCGCGGCAGCGAACCGCCTCCCGGCGCGGCTTGCGGTGGCGACAGTCCCGCATCCGGCGAAACGGTGATGGATTGGGTCAAGGGCTGGATGAATTAA
- the msrQ gene encoding protein-methionine-sulfoxide reductase heme-binding subunit MsrQ encodes MRYPFWRIGVFIAAAVWPLLWLYQAWQDVLGPDPGKVLVDRLGLGTLILLLITLSMTPLQKITGWAGWIAVRRQLGLWCFAYVVLHLSGYTAFILGFDWSQLGVELRKRPYIIVGTLGFLCLLALAMTSNRYSQRRLGVRWKKLHRLVYVILGLGLLHMLWIVRADLKEWAIYASIGALLLVLRIPPVARRIPRLIAKKAPSARKA; translated from the coding sequence ATGCGTTATCCGTTTTGGCGAATTGGCGTCTTTATAGCGGCGGCGGTCTGGCCGCTGCTTTGGTTGTATCAGGCCTGGCAGGATGTGTTGGGGCCCGATCCGGGCAAGGTCCTGGTTGATCGGCTGGGGCTGGGGACGCTTATCCTGCTGCTAATAACGTTAAGCATGACGCCTCTGCAGAAAATCACCGGTTGGGCGGGGTGGATCGCTGTGCGCCGGCAGCTGGGGTTGTGGTGTTTCGCTTATGTGGTTCTGCATCTGAGCGGCTACACGGCGTTTATTCTTGGATTTGATTGGTCGCAGCTGGGTGTCGAGTTGCGCAAACGGCCGTACATCATTGTCGGGACGTTGGGGTTTCTCTGTTTATTGGCATTGGCGATGACTTCTAATCGTTACAGTCAGCGCCGGCTGGGTGTTCGTTGGAAGAAGCTGCATCGGCTGGTGTATGTCATTCTCGGGCTTGGATTGCTGCATATGTTGTGGATCGTTCGTGCCGATCTCAAGGAATGGGCGATCTATGCTTCTATAGGTGCGCTGCTATTAGTGTTGCGCATTCCGCCTGTGGCCCGTCGAATCCCGCGTTTAATAGCCAAAAAAGCGCCTTCTGCAAGAAAAGCATAA
- the ilvN gene encoding acetolactate synthase small subunit — MRHIISLLLENEPGALSRVVGLFSQRNYNIESLTVAPTEDPTLSRLTLTTVGHDEIIEQITKNLNKLIEVVKLVDLSESAHIERELMLVKVKATGAQRAEIKRTTDIYRGQIVDVSASVYTVQLTGTSDKLDSFIQSIGTASILETVRSGVTGIARGDKVLSI, encoded by the coding sequence ATGCGACATATTATTTCCCTGCTTCTGGAAAACGAACCCGGCGCTCTGTCTCGTGTAGTCGGCCTGTTCTCGCAGCGCAACTACAACATCGAAAGCCTGACCGTGGCCCCTACCGAAGACCCGACCTTGTCGCGTCTGACGCTGACCACTGTCGGCCACGATGAAATCATCGAGCAGATCACCAAAAACCTGAACAAGCTGATCGAAGTGGTCAAACTGGTCGACCTGTCGGAGAGTGCTCACATCGAGCGCGAACTGATGCTGGTCAAGGTCAAGGCTACCGGCGCCCAGCGCGCCGAGATCAAGCGCACCACCGATATTTACCGTGGACAGATCGTCGATGTCAGCGCCAGCGTTTATACCGTTCAATTGACCGGTACCAGCGACAAGCTCGACAGCTTCATTCAGTCCATTGGCACCGCCTCGATCCTGGAAACCGTCCGTAGCGGCGTAACCGGTATCGCTCGCGGCGACAAAGTACTCAGCATCTAA
- a CDS encoding paraquat-inducible protein A — MPDPVDAPGLSELPLDDLVACHECDLLMRKPELAHGEKALCPRCGYELYAHRHNVVQRSLALVIAALLLYIPANFLPIMQLNLLGQSSQDTVWTGVVGLFDTGMQGVSVIVFLCSMGIPLLKLLCQLAVLLSIRFDIGRSYGLLLYRIYHHLRDWGMLEVYLMGVLVAIVKLADMAAITVGLGLACFISLLLVQVWLEVVMSPHQIWQALSGEDAHAGD, encoded by the coding sequence ATGCCAGATCCGGTTGACGCCCCCGGGCTGTCAGAATTACCGCTGGACGACTTGGTGGCGTGCCATGAGTGTGACTTGCTGATGCGCAAGCCTGAGCTTGCCCATGGCGAGAAAGCCCTGTGCCCGCGCTGCGGTTACGAACTCTACGCCCATCGGCACAACGTAGTGCAGCGCAGTCTCGCGTTGGTCATCGCCGCGCTGTTGTTGTACATCCCGGCGAACTTTTTACCCATCATGCAGCTCAATCTACTCGGGCAATCGTCGCAAGACACCGTCTGGACCGGCGTTGTCGGTCTGTTCGATACCGGCATGCAAGGCGTCTCGGTGATTGTATTCCTGTGCAGCATGGGAATCCCGTTGCTCAAGTTGCTCTGCCAATTGGCCGTGCTGTTGAGCATCCGGTTTGATATCGGACGCAGCTACGGTTTGCTGCTCTACCGTATTTATCACCATCTAAGGGACTGGGGGATGCTCGAGGTTTACCTCATGGGCGTACTGGTGGCGATCGTAAAACTGGCAGATATGGCAGCCATTACAGTAGGTCTCGGTTTGGCCTGCTTTATCAGTTTGTTGTTGGTCCAGGTCTGGTTGGAGGTCGTGATGTCGCCTCATCAGATCTGGCAGGCTTTGTCAGGAGAGGATGCCCATGCGGGCGATTGA
- the ilvC gene encoding ketol-acid reductoisomerase — protein MKVYYEKDCDLSIIQGKKVAIIGYGSQGHAQACNLKDSGVDVTVGLRKGSATVAKAEAHGLKVTDVASAVAAADLVMILTPDEFQSALYKNEIEPNIKKGATLAFSHGFAIHYNQVVPRADLDVIMIAPKAPGHTVRSEFVKGGGIPDLIAIYQDASGNAKNVALSYAAGVGGGRTGIIETTFKDETETDLFGEQAVLCGGTVELVKAGFETLVEAGYAPEMAYFECLHELKLIVDLMYEGGIANMNYSISNNAEYGEYVTGPEVINAESRQAMRNALKRIQDGEYAKMFISEGATGYPSMTAKRRNNAAHGIEIIGEQLRSMMPWIGANKIVDKAKN, from the coding sequence ATGAAAGTTTATTACGAAAAAGATTGCGACCTGTCGATCATCCAGGGCAAGAAAGTTGCCATCATCGGTTACGGTTCCCAGGGCCACGCTCAGGCGTGCAACCTGAAAGACTCCGGCGTTGACGTGACTGTCGGTCTGCGCAAAGGTTCGGCCACTGTTGCCAAAGCCGAAGCTCACGGCCTGAAAGTGACCGACGTTGCTTCCGCTGTTGCAGCTGCCGACCTGGTCATGATCCTGACCCCGGACGAGTTCCAGTCTGCCCTGTACAAGAACGAAATCGAGCCGAACATCAAGAAAGGCGCCACCCTGGCCTTCTCCCACGGCTTCGCGATCCACTACAACCAGGTTGTTCCGCGTGCTGACCTCGACGTGATCATGATCGCGCCGAAAGCACCGGGCCACACCGTGCGTTCCGAGTTCGTCAAAGGCGGCGGTATCCCTGACCTGATCGCTATCTATCAGGATGCTTCGGGCAACGCCAAAAACGTTGCACTGTCCTACGCCGCAGGCGTCGGTGGCGGTCGTACCGGCATCATCGAAACCACCTTCAAGGACGAGACCGAAACCGACCTGTTCGGCGAACAAGCCGTTCTGTGCGGCGGTACCGTTGAGCTGGTCAAAGCCGGTTTCGAAACCCTGGTTGAAGCTGGCTACGCGCCGGAAATGGCCTACTTCGAATGCCTGCACGAACTGAAGCTGATCGTTGACCTCATGTACGAAGGCGGTATCGCCAACATGAACTACTCGATCTCCAACAACGCTGAATACGGCGAGTACGTGACGGGTCCGGAAGTGATCAACGCCGAGTCCCGTCAGGCTATGCGCAACGCCCTGAAACGTATTCAGGACGGCGAATACGCCAAGATGTTCATCAGCGAAGGCGCGACCGGCTATCCTTCGATGACCGCCAAGCGTCGTAACAACGCCGCTCACGGTATCGAAATCATCGGCGAGCAACTGCGCTCCATGATGCCGTGGATCGGTGCCAACAAGATCGTCGACAAAGCTAAAAACTAA
- the pssA gene encoding CDP-diacylglycerol--serine O-phosphatidyltransferase, translating into MSERPEEPNKASDAESLLPIDEHIEEGHDAEGRKVRHRGIYLLPNLFTTANLFAGFYSIISSMSAQSALSAGDSIGASKYFAFAAIAIFVAMVLDGLDGRVARMTNTQSAFGAEYDSLSDMVAFGVAPALLAFGWALGDMGKVGWMVAFIYVAGAALRLARFNTQVGTADKRYFIGLASPAAAGVVAGIVWAFSDYGIQGSKMSFLVALMVAAAGMLMVSNIKYNSFKELDLKGRVPFVAILAVVLVFAVVFSDPPRILLLVFLAYAASGPVQYLLHLRRHKNAE; encoded by the coding sequence ATGAGCGAACGTCCCGAAGAGCCAAACAAGGCTTCTGACGCCGAAAGCCTGCTGCCCATCGATGAACACATCGAGGAAGGGCATGACGCTGAAGGTCGTAAAGTCCGGCATCGTGGTATCTATCTTCTGCCGAATCTGTTCACCACCGCGAACCTGTTCGCAGGGTTTTATTCCATCATCAGCTCGATGAGCGCCCAGAGTGCGTTGAGTGCCGGTGATTCGATTGGCGCGAGCAAGTATTTTGCGTTTGCCGCGATTGCGATTTTCGTCGCCATGGTGCTCGACGGCCTTGATGGTCGCGTTGCCCGCATGACCAATACCCAGAGTGCCTTCGGCGCCGAGTACGATTCGCTGTCGGACATGGTCGCCTTTGGTGTCGCGCCGGCGTTGCTGGCGTTTGGCTGGGCGTTGGGCGACATGGGCAAGGTCGGCTGGATGGTTGCCTTCATCTATGTCGCGGGTGCAGCGTTGCGCCTGGCACGCTTCAATACGCAAGTCGGCACCGCGGATAAACGCTACTTCATCGGTCTGGCCAGTCCGGCTGCGGCGGGTGTTGTCGCGGGGATTGTCTGGGCGTTCAGTGACTACGGCATTCAGGGTTCCAAGATGTCGTTCCTGGTTGCGCTGATGGTGGCCGCCGCCGGCATGCTGATGGTCAGCAACATCAAGTACAACAGCTTCAAGGAGCTGGACTTGAAGGGGCGAGTGCCCTTTGTCGCGATCCTCGCGGTAGTCCTGGTGTTTGCCGTGGTCTTCAGTGATCCGCCGCGCATTCTGCTGCTGGTTTTCCTCGCTTACGCGGCGTCTGGTCCGGTGCAATACCTGTTGCATCTTCGTCGGCACAAAAACGCCGAGTGA
- a CDS encoding YqcC family protein has protein sequence MDARFPKIAEQLLLIERELRVQGWWDDVSPSAEALSSVEPFSVDTLDFEQWLQWIFLPKMKVILEQDLPLPNASGIQEMAEMVFAARNVQGRDRQLQVLLKEFDLLITASR, from the coding sequence ATGGACGCACGCTTCCCCAAGATTGCCGAGCAACTGCTGTTGATCGAACGTGAGCTACGGGTTCAGGGTTGGTGGGATGACGTTTCACCATCCGCTGAAGCGTTATCCAGCGTTGAACCGTTTTCGGTCGATACGCTCGATTTCGAGCAGTGGCTGCAATGGATCTTCCTGCCGAAGATGAAGGTCATCCTCGAACAGGATCTGCCGCTGCCCAACGCGTCAGGAATTCAGGAGATGGCCGAAATGGTCTTCGCCGCCCGCAATGTCCAAGGCAGGGACCGGCAGTTGCAGGTCTTGCTCAAAGAGTTCGATCTGCTGATCACCGCCTCTCGCTGA
- a CDS encoding DUF4124 domain-containing protein: MRTFLMITLLISPLCMAAQIYKWVDAQGVTHFDAQPPQGQEATTVVTPSPPAGKPAAPTRSTAIGDQQAIDNTVKKQVAEQQAQLKVFCEQARTNLAQLQNNPRLREDVDGERRRLTDEQRQERTTEAQKQIADNCQ; this comes from the coding sequence ATGCGAACGTTCTTAATGATCACTTTGCTGATCAGCCCTTTGTGTATGGCCGCTCAGATCTATAAATGGGTCGACGCCCAAGGCGTTACCCACTTCGACGCGCAACCGCCTCAAGGCCAGGAGGCCACCACCGTGGTGACGCCCTCCCCGCCTGCCGGCAAACCCGCCGCACCAACGCGCAGCACGGCGATTGGCGATCAACAGGCCATCGACAACACAGTGAAAAAGCAGGTTGCCGAGCAGCAAGCCCAGCTAAAGGTATTCTGCGAGCAGGCGCGAACGAACCTGGCCCAGCTGCAGAACAATCCGCGATTGCGTGAGGACGTGGACGGTGAGAGGCGCCGCCTGACCGATGAACAACGTCAGGAGCGCACTACCGAAGCACAGAAACAGATTGCGGATAACTGCCAGTAG
- the msrP gene encoding protein-methionine-sulfoxide reductase catalytic subunit MsrP has translation MLIKVPKASDCHESDVTPESFYFSRRNLLGAAVAGLAVSSLPRWASADEAARYADVEPGKAPSWFAEKLPATKWGAVNVKDEAITPFKDATHYNNFYEFGTDKGDPAANAGSLKTEPWTVVVDGEVGKPGRYALEDFMKPYQLEERIYRLRCVEAWSMVIPWIGFPLSALLKQVEPTSKAKFIRFETLQDPKSMPGQRSGFALIEWPYVEGLRLDEAMNPLAILAVGMYGRELPNQNGAPLRLVVPWKYGFKSVKSIVRISLVSEQPKTTWQSIAADEYGFYANVNPTVDHPRWTQARERRLPSGLFKPNVRDTQMFNGYSDEVASLYTGLDLRKNY, from the coding sequence ATGCTGATCAAAGTCCCCAAAGCGTCTGACTGTCACGAGTCGGACGTCACGCCTGAATCCTTCTATTTTTCTCGACGCAATCTACTGGGTGCAGCCGTTGCCGGTCTGGCCGTGAGCAGTCTGCCGCGCTGGGCCAGTGCTGACGAAGCCGCTCGTTACGCAGATGTCGAGCCAGGCAAGGCGCCTTCCTGGTTTGCCGAAAAGCTTCCTGCCACTAAATGGGGGGCAGTCAACGTCAAGGATGAGGCGATCACGCCATTCAAGGATGCGACCCACTACAACAACTTCTACGAATTCGGCACTGATAAAGGCGACCCTGCCGCCAATGCCGGTTCGCTGAAGACTGAGCCTTGGACCGTGGTGGTGGATGGAGAGGTAGGTAAGCCGGGGCGGTATGCGCTGGAAGACTTCATGAAGCCCTATCAACTGGAGGAGCGTATTTATCGTCTTCGCTGTGTTGAGGCCTGGTCGATGGTTATTCCCTGGATTGGTTTTCCTCTTTCGGCGTTGCTGAAGCAAGTCGAGCCGACATCGAAGGCCAAGTTCATCCGCTTTGAAACGCTGCAAGATCCCAAGAGCATGCCTGGGCAGCGCTCTGGTTTTGCCTTGATCGAGTGGCCCTATGTAGAGGGTTTGCGCCTGGATGAGGCGATGAATCCGTTGGCCATTCTTGCGGTGGGCATGTATGGGCGTGAACTGCCGAATCAGAACGGGGCGCCTCTGCGTTTGGTGGTGCCCTGGAAGTATGGCTTCAAGAGCGTCAAATCCATCGTGCGGATCAGTCTGGTCAGCGAACAGCCGAAAACCACCTGGCAGAGCATTGCCGCGGATGAATACGGCTTCTACGCCAACGTGAACCCTACAGTTGATCACCCGCGTTGGACTCAGGCTCGTGAGCGTCGTTTGCCGAGCGGCCTGTTCAAGCCCAATGTTCGGGACACACAGATGTTCAACGGCTACTCGGATGAAGTCGCTTCTCTCTATACAGGGCTCGATCTGCGGAAGAACTACTGA
- a CDS encoding acetolactate synthase 3 large subunit translates to MELLSGGEMLVRFLRDEGVKYIYGYPGGAALHIYDALFKEPAVQHILVRHEQAATHMADGYARATGKAGVVLVTSGPGATNVITGIATAYMDSIPMVILTAQVPSTMVGTDAFQETDMIGISRPIVKHSFMIKHASEIPEIMKKAFYLAQSGRPGPVVVDIPKDMTNPAEKFEYIFPKKAKLRSYSPAVRGHSGQIRKAVEMLLAAKRPIIYAGGGVILGNGSAPLTELAQLLNVPVTNTLMGLGAYPGSDRQFLGMLGMHGSYTANLAMHHADVIMAVGARFDDRVINGASKFCPSAKIIHIDIDPASISKTIKADVPIVGPVESVLTEMVATFKEIGETPNKDSVAAWWKQVEEWRGDRDMFPYNKGDGSIIKPQTVIETLHEVTKGDAYIASDVGQHQMFAAQYYRFNKPNRWINSGGLGTMGFGFPAAMGVKLSFPEADVACVTGEGSIQMNIQELSTCLQHDLPVKIILLNNGVLGMVRQWQDMSYGARHSHSYMESLPDFVKLAEAYGHVGMRITDLKDLKPMMEQAFAMKDRLVFIDIKVDAAEHVYPMQIKDGSMRDMWLSKTERT, encoded by the coding sequence GTGGAGCTTTTATCTGGCGGTGAGATGCTCGTCCGCTTTTTGCGTGACGAAGGCGTTAAATATATCTATGGGTACCCAGGTGGTGCCGCATTGCATATCTACGACGCGCTGTTCAAAGAACCAGCCGTTCAACATATTCTCGTTCGTCATGAGCAGGCTGCCACTCACATGGCTGACGGCTATGCGCGCGCCACCGGCAAGGCAGGCGTTGTACTGGTGACCTCCGGTCCCGGTGCGACCAACGTCATTACCGGCATTGCTACCGCGTACATGGACTCGATTCCGATGGTGATCCTGACCGCCCAGGTGCCTAGCACCATGGTCGGGACCGATGCCTTCCAGGAAACCGATATGATCGGTATCTCCCGGCCGATCGTGAAACACAGTTTCATGATCAAGCATGCTTCGGAAATCCCGGAGATCATGAAAAAGGCTTTCTACCTCGCGCAATCGGGTCGTCCTGGTCCTGTCGTTGTCGACATTCCGAAAGACATGACCAACCCGGCCGAGAAGTTCGAATATATCTTCCCGAAAAAAGCCAAGCTGCGCTCCTACAGCCCAGCGGTTCGTGGCCATTCGGGCCAGATCCGCAAAGCGGTGGAAATGCTGTTGGCGGCCAAGCGGCCGATCATCTATGCCGGCGGCGGCGTCATTCTGGGCAACGGCTCCGCGCCATTGACCGAACTGGCGCAACTGCTGAACGTGCCGGTCACCAATACCTTGATGGGCCTCGGCGCCTATCCGGGCAGCGACCGTCAGTTCCTCGGCATGCTCGGTATGCACGGCAGCTACACCGCCAACCTGGCGATGCACCATGCGGACGTGATCATGGCCGTGGGCGCGCGTTTCGATGACCGTGTTATCAATGGTGCATCGAAGTTCTGCCCAAGCGCCAAGATCATCCACATCGACATCGACCCGGCTTCGATCTCCAAAACCATCAAGGCCGACGTTCCAATCGTAGGCCCGGTGGAAAGCGTACTGACCGAGATGGTCGCTACCTTCAAGGAAATCGGCGAGACCCCGAACAAGGACTCGGTGGCTGCCTGGTGGAAGCAGGTTGAAGAGTGGCGCGGTGATCGCGACATGTTCCCTTACAACAAAGGGGACGGCAGCATCATCAAGCCGCAAACCGTTATCGAAACCCTGCACGAAGTGACCAAAGGCGATGCCTACATTGCGTCCGACGTGGGTCAGCACCAGATGTTCGCGGCGCAATACTACCGCTTCAACAAGCCTAATCGCTGGATCAACTCCGGCGGCCTGGGCACGATGGGCTTCGGTTTCCCGGCAGCAATGGGCGTCAAACTGAGCTTCCCGGAAGCCGATGTGGCTTGCGTGACCGGTGAAGGCAGCATCCAGATGAACATCCAGGAGTTGTCCACTTGCCTGCAACATGACCTGCCGGTGAAGATCATCCTGCTCAACAACGGCGTGCTCGGCATGGTCCGTCAGTGGCAGGACATGAGCTACGGCGCGCGTCACTCGCACTCCTACATGGAATCGTTGCCGGACTTCGTCAAGTTGGCTGAAGCCTACGGTCACGTCGGCATGCGCATCACGGACTTGAAGGATTTGAAGCCGATGATGGAGCAAGCCTTCGCGATGAAGGATCGTCTGGTGTTCATCGACATCAAGGTCGACGCAGCTGAACACGTCTACCCGATGCAGATCAAAGACGGCTCCATGCGCGATATGTGGCTGAGCAAGACGGAGCGTACTTAA